In Drosophila yakuba strain Tai18E2 chromosome X, Prin_Dyak_Tai18E2_2.1, whole genome shotgun sequence, a single genomic region encodes these proteins:
- the LOC6524279 gene encoding venom carboxylesterase-6, which produces MSKNAGLWSIRVILLCICIQWSDGRNSQCLHVRLSHGGWLIGRHLTTHNGRHMRAFMGVPYAEPPLDDLRFRPPVPKASWEGERLAIKDAPICLQRDPFRRDMILEGSEDCLYLNVYTPERLKTNGSLPVMVWFHGGGWQCGSGISSFYGPDFLLDHDIVLVSANFRLGPLGFLSTETVDCPGNNGLKDQLEVLRWVRANIASFGGDPNSVTVFGESAGGASVTYHMLSEKSRGLLHRGIAQSGTYFNPWAQPAHKGVAAGRATKLANIVGCGTAEEWPEKLECLRKSPAEDIVASLYDMFVWDFDPMIPFPPVIEPEHDGAFLTVAPRQAAKPHGLELPLMVGATAEEGLLKTAALLNLPQLLAEFKSQFEQVLPVVLNYDHHDDSVRQRITQRIESFYFKSGHDYDKANHQNLTDLISDGWFVAGIDEYLRLRISQEDVAPTYVYLFDHKGAASFTEIFKGGRNEFYGACHAEELQYLFPIGRELFVSAVPTQKDLELRELMLKLWVSFAKTGNPNPTNASIHLPNWSPASSYPVEYARLGTKVEDSASIFRLENELMQPRADFWRDLQPHLPASHAHNEL; this is translated from the exons ATGTCAAAAAACGCTGGCCTTTGGTCGATTCGGGttattttgttgtgcatttgcattcaatgGAGCGATGGACGCAATTCGCAGTGTTTGCACGTCCGTTTATCCCACGGCGGATGGCTAATTGGACGCCATTTGACCACCCACAATGGCCGGCACATGCGGGCTTTTATGGGTGTCCCATATGCAGAGCCGCCACTCGATGATCTTCGCTTTCGTCCGCCGGTGCCGAAAGCTTCTTGGGAGGGTGAACGATTAGCGATCAAGGATGCACCCATCTGTCTCCAGCGAGATCCCTTCCGACGCGACATGATCCTGGAGGGTTCCGAGGATTGCCTCTATCTGAACGTTTACACGCCGGAGAGGCTGAAAACTAATGGATCGTTGCCTGTGATGGTGTGGTTCCATGGCGGCGGCTGGCAGTGTGGCTCCGGTATCAGCAGCTTCTACGGTCCTGATTTTCTGCTCGACCACGACATCGTCTTGGTTTCGGCCAACTTTCGATTGGGACCTTTGGGATTCCTTAGCACTGAGACGGTCGATTGTCCCGGTAACAATGGCTTAAAGGATCAACTGGAGGTGCTGCGCTGGGTTCGTGCAAACATAGCATCATTTGGTGGTGATCCAAATAGTGTTACGGTCTTTGGTGAGAGCGCTGGAGGTGCCAGTGTCACCTATCACATGCTGTCGGAAAAGTCGCGCGGCTTACTGCATCGTGGTATAGCCCAATCTGGCACCTATTTCAATCCCTGGGCACAGCCTGCGCATAAGGGAGTGGCCGCTGGAAGGGCAACCAAATTGGCCAACATAGTGGGCTGCGGCACCGCTGAAGAATGGCCGGAAAAACTGGAGTGTCTGAGGAAGAGCCCAGCCGAGGATATAGTGGCCTCCCTATACGACATGTTC GTCTGGGACTTTGATCCGATGATACCATTTCCGCCTGTGATCGAACCGGAGCACGATGGTGCCTTCCTCACAGTGGCACCTCGCCAGGCGGCCAAGCCACATGGACTGGAACTTCCACTTATGGTGGGCGCCACCGCCGAGGAAGGTCTCCTAAAAACCGCCGCCCTGCTCAACCTTCCCCAACTGTTGGCCGAGTTTAAGTCTCAGTTCGAGCAGGTCCTGCCAGTCGTACTTAACTACGATCACCACGACGATTCCGTGCGACAGAGGATTACGCAGCGCATCGAAAGCTTCTACTTCAAGTCGGGCCATGATTATGATAAGGCCAACCACCAGAATTTGACCGAC CTGATCTCGGACGGATGGTTTGTGGCCGGAATCGATGAGTATCTGCGCCTCCGGATATCCCAAGAGGACGTGGCCCCCACTTATGTATACCTCTTCGATCACAAGGGAGCCGCCAGTTTTACGGAGATTTTCAAGGGCGGCCGGAACGAGTTCTACGGAGCGTGTCACGCAGAGGAGCTCCAGTATTTGTTCCCCATTGGGCGGGAGCTTTTCGTTAGTGCGGTGCCGACGCAAAAGGATCTAGAGCTCCGCGAACTAATGCTCAAACTGTGGGTTAGCTTTGCGAAGACTGG CAATCCAAATCCCACGAATGCCAGCATCCATCTGCCGAACTGGAGTCCCGCTTCCAGTTATCCAGTGGAATATGCCCGATTGGGCACCAAAGTGGAGGACTCCGCATCCATTTTCCGACTTGAGAACGAGTTAATGCAGCCTCGCGCCGATTTTTGGAGGGACCTGCAGCCCCATTTGCCCGCCAGTCACGCCCACAACGAGCTGTAG
- the LOC6524280 gene encoding L-asparaginase yields MSSNGMAIPVLKTNGHERLASLDKSMPPASPTLPSPTIRRNKSDGKLMAQDVKEAMVKVIYTGGTIGMVRNERNALAPIPNALVRSIRKYPNIHDEEYALRRFGTSASMAPLVLPIVQGVDRRVIYQITEYTPLLDSSNMTMNDWARIASDIQQSYEFFDGFVVLHGTDTLSYTASALSFMLENLGKTVIITGSQIPIFETRTDGKDNFTSALIIAGNYIIPEVCVFFGHKLMRGNRTVKVSSNALDAFDSPNVPPLARIGIDVNVDYRLIFRPCSIERFRVHLNLDENVGLLRIFPSISHSTFRAFLAPPIRGVVLQSFGSGNIPSNRTDLIDELRAAGERGVIIINCTQCPNGTVAEIYDTGKVLCDVGVIPGFDMTPEAALSKLAYVIGKEEWSLEVKKQMMQANLRGELTSLKAAKMEDYDLVDAVARSLHLSSPQELDQLGETLFPAMINAAVAEGDPKKINNLKAYGADLSGTNHDQRTALHLACQLGNVEIVKYLLQNGVSVHVRDRYDRTPLLEAVSTDSHEIIQLLINCGAHLTGSSRAIGEQLCAAAARGSMVRLKSYQFAGADLAQPDPSGRTALHVAALHGFPEVVQYVLPYFENPHEKDMLGLTALDYAERGGHAAAIEALKT; encoded by the exons ATGTCGTCAAACGGAATGGCTATTCCTGTCCTTAAGACCAATGGTCACGAGCGCCTGGCCTCGCTGGACAAAAGCATGCCGCCGGCATCGCCCACTCTGCCGAGTCCCACGATCCGCAGGAACAAAAGTGACGGAAAACTAATGGCGCAGGATGTGAAGGAGGCCATGGTGAAGGTTATCTACACTGGAGGCACCATCGGCATGGTGCGCAACGAGCGAAATG CGCTGGCACCCATTCCCAATGCTCTGGTGCGCAGTATCCGGAAATATCCGAACATCCACGATGAGGAGTACGCGCTGCGCCGGTTTGGAACATCTGCATCGATGGCTCCACTGGTGCTGCCCATTGTTCAGGGAGTAGATCGCAGGGTTATCTACCAGATCACGGAGTATACACCGTTGCTGGACAGCAGCAATATGACGATGAACGATTGGGCGCGAATCGCTAGCGATATTCAG caATCGTACGAGTTCTTCGACGGTTTTGTGGTGCTCCATGGCACCGACACACTTTCCTACACAGCATCTGCGCTATCCTTCATGTTGGAGAATCTGGGCAAGACTGTGATCATCACGGGCTCCCAAATCCCCATCTTTGAGACGCGAACCGATGGCAAGGACAATTTTACGTCGGCCTTGATAATAGCCGGTAACTACATCATTCCGGAGGTGTGCGTCTTCTTCGGGCACAAGCTAATGCGCGGCAATCGGACGGTGAAGGTCAGTTCGAATGCCTTGGACGCATTCGATTCACCAAATGTTCCACCGCTGGCAAGGATCGGCATTGATGTGAACGTGGACTACCGCCTGATATTCCGACCATGCAGTATTGAAAGGTTTCGCGTTCACTTGAATCTCGATGAGAATGTGGGCTTGCTGCGAATCTTTCCAAGCATTTCGCATTCCACATTCCGGGCATTCCTGGCGCCACCGATTCGCGGCGTAGTTCTGCAATCGTTCGGATCTGGAAATATACCATCGAACCGAACGGACCTCATCGATGAACTGCGTGCGGCCGGCGAACGAGGCGTTATCATAATCAATTGCACACAGTGTCCCAATGGCACAGTGGCGGAGATCTATGATACGGGCAAAGTGCTCTGCGATGTGGGTGTAATTCCCGGTTTCGATATGACTCCCGAGGCGGCCCTGTCCAAACTGGCCTATGTCATCGGCAAGGAGGAGTGGTCACTTGAGGTAAAGAAGCAG ATGATGCAGGCAAACCTGAGGGGCGAACTGACCTCCTTAAAGGCTGCCAAGATGGAGGACTACGACTTGGTGGATGCAGTGGCTCGATCTCTGCACTTGTCCTCGCCTCAAGAACTAGATCAGCTGGGCGAAACGCTCTTTCCGGCCATGATCAACGCCGCTGTGGCCGAAGGCGATCCCAAGAAGATCAACAACTTGAAAGCCTATGGCGCCGACTTATCGGGAACGAACCATGACCAGCGAACGGCCTTGCATTTGGCATGTCAGCTGGGAAACGTGGAGATCGTAAAGTACCTACTGCAGAATGGAGTATCCGTGCATGTGCGGGATCGCTATGATCGCACTCCGCTCCTGGAGGCTGTCTCCACCGATAGCCACGAGATCATCCAGCTGCTCATCAACTGTGGTGCCCATTTGACGGGATCTTCGCGAGCGATTGGCGAACAACTGTGTGCGGCAGCTGCTAGGGGATCGATGGTTAGATTGAAGTCCTACCAATTTGCCGGTGCTGATCTCGCCCAGCCGGATCCTTCGGGCAGGACGGCATTGCACGTGGCTGCTCTGCACGGATTTCCAGAGGTGGTGCAGTACGTCCTGCCCTACTTCGAGAATCCTCACGAAAAGGACATGCTGGGCCTGACCGCCTTGGATTATGCGGAGCGCGGTGGACACGCGGCGGCTATAGAGGCCCTAAAAACATAG